The genomic stretch TCAAAGCCAGGTAAAACACAAACGTTAAATTTCTATAATATTGATGACATTCTACATTTTGTAGATGTTCCAGGTTATGGATATGCTCGTGTTTCAAAAACAGAGCGTGCAGCATGGGGCAAAATGATTGAAACGTATCTAACAAACCGAGAACAGCTTAAAGCTGTTGTACTTATCGTAGATGTACGTCATAAGCCAACTCAAGATGATATTATGATGTATGATTTTCTAAAGCATTTCGGACTTTCCGTTATTATCATTGCTACAAAAGCTGATAAGATACCAAAAGGAAAGTGGCAAAAACATTTAAAAATCGTAAAAGAAACGTTGGAGCTTGAAGAGGGCGATGAAATGATTTTATTCTCTTCGGAAACGGCTCAAGGAAAAGACACGGCGTGGAATGCTATTAAAAGCTTTCTATAAAAACGTCTGCTTTTACGAGGAAACAAGCATATTATGTGATGGAATATTATATTATACAAGAGACCCTTTAGAAAATTAAAGGGTCTCTTGTATAATTTTTTTCTTTTGTAAAACAATAAAGAAAAAGGAAAAATAATGCTATACGAAGAAGATAGTAACGGAGCTTCTCATAAATGCTAGCGCTTTCTATTAACAATCAAAAAAGTTGAGAATTTAAGAAAGTGTGCTAAACTAATTACATAATAAGAAATATTACTTTATAATCATTTTAAATAATGTTCACATTTTGTATGAAAAGAGCTAAAGGAAACATGTTATAATAAATAAAGGATAATACGAGCATTACGTTAAGGGGGTACAGAAAAGAATGCACATTATTGCGATCGGCTTAAATTATCGAACAGCCCCTGTTGAAATTCGCGAAAAGGTAAGTTTTAACGATAGTGAACTGTCTGAAGCGATGCGTGTTCTTAAAGAGCAAAAGAGCGTTTTAGAAAACGTAATTGTGTCAACATGCAATCGGACAGAAATCTATGCAGTTGTTGATCAGTTGCATACAGGGCGTTATTATGTAAAAGCTTTTTTAGCTGAATGGTTTAATATAAGTAAAGAGGAACTTTCTCCATATTTAACAATATACGAGCATGATGCTGCGATTGAGCATTTATATCGTGTTGTTAGCGGGTTAGATTCAATGGTATTAGGTGAAACTCAAATTCTTGGTCAAGTTCGTTCAAGCTTTTTAACAGCGCAAGGCCAAGGAGCAACAGGAACGGTATTTAATCAGCTTTTTAAAGAAGCTGTGACACTTGCAAAACGAGCACATCACTACACGGATATCGGTGCAAATGCTGTGTCTGTTAGCTATGCAGCTGTTGAACTTGGGAAAAAGATATTTGGTAATCTGTCACAAAAGCATGTCCTTATTTTAGGTGCTGGTAAAATGGGCGAGCTTGCTGCTAAAAACTTATCTGGCAGTGGAGTTGGCAATGTGACGGTTATTAATCGTACAAAGGAAAAAGCAGAAGCCTTAGCACAGCGTTTTGAAGGAAATGCAAGAAGTTTTGAAGATCTTGCAGGTGCCTTGCTTGAAGCGGATATCGTCATTAGTTCAACATCAGCAACAGAATATGTTATTACTAAAGAGACGATGAAAGAAGTAGAAAAGTTGCGCAAAGGTCGCCCAATTTTTATGGTGGATATTGCTGTTCCGCGCGATTTAGATCCATCTCTTAGCGAACTAGAAACAGTTTTCTTATATGATATTGATGATTTAGAGGGTATTGTGGAAGCAAACCTGCAAGAACGTCAGAAGGCAGCTGAGACAATTGAAATTATGATTGAAGCAGCTGTTGTAGAATTTAAAACATGGATTGGAACGCTTGGTGTTGTGCCTGTCATTTCAGCACTTCGTCAAAAAGCGCTCAATATCCAAAGTGAAACAATGAAAAGCATTGAGCGAAAGCTTCCAAATTTGACAGAACGTGAGCGGAAAGTATTAAATAAACATACAAAAAGCATTATTAATCAGCTACTGAAAGATCCAATTTTAAGTGCGAAAGAGCTTGCTGGTCAAAAAGGTGCAGAAGAGTCACTTCAGTTATTTATGAAGATTTTTGATATCGAACATATGGTACAAGATGAACGTACTATTGAAAAGAAGGTAGAAAAAGCGCCCCTTGCTCATGAAATTGTACATCCGTCATAAGAAAGGATTGTTAAATGGTAGAAATCAATTTAACAAGAATTTATGAGCTTGTTGTCGTACTTTATGCTATAAGTGTGCTATTATATTTTATCGATTTTTTACTTAACAACCGGAAGGCGAATCGAACAGCCTTCTGGTTGCTTGCTATTGTCTGGGTATTACAAACATTTTTTCTCCTGTTCAGAATGATAGAAACAGGAAGATTTCCCATCTTAACGATATTTGAAGGGATCTATTTTTATGCATGGGTACTTATTACACTCTCTCTTCTTATCAATCGCTTTTTGAGAGTGGATTTTCTTGTGTTCTTCACAAATGTAATTGGTTTTTTTGTGATGGCGTTACATACTTTTGTACCTATGCAAGACTATTCTACTGTTCAAGGAGAACGCCTAGTTTCAGAGTTATTAATTTTTCATATTACAATGGCAATTTTGTCGTATGGGGCATTCTCGATTTCTTTTGTTTTTTCATCACTTTATGTTCTGCAATATCATCTCTTGAAAAAGAAAAAGTGGGGGAAACGGCTGATAAGGCTTGGAGATTTATCAAGACTTGATTATCTCTCTTATCTTTTAAATGTTGTTGCTCTTCCGCTCTTGCTCCTCTCTCTTCTTTTAGGCGTTATGTGGGCTTATATGAAACTTGATCATTTTCATTGGTATGACGTAAAAGTACTTGGTTCTTTTCTTGTACTTATTGTCTATAGTGTCTATCTTTATGTAAGAATAAGTAGGGGACAGCAAGGAAAATCAATGGCCTTTTGGAATATGGCTTCGTTTTTAATTTTACTAATAAACTTCTTTTTATTTGGAAGTTTATCTAACTTTCATTTTTGGAACTCGTAGTAGGAGGATTTTATGCGGAAAATTGTTGTTGGTTCAAGAAAAAGTAAATTAGCATTAACACAAACAAAATGGGTGATTGAACAGCTGAAAAAGCTTGGTGGAAACTATGACTTTGAAATTAAAGAGATTGTAACACGAGGCGACCAAATTTTAGATGTAACATTATCTAAAGTAGGAGGAAAAGGTCTTTTTGTGAAAGAAATTGAGCAATCAATGTTAAATAAAGAAATTGATTTTGCTGTTCATAGCATGAAAGACATGCCAGCTGTTCTTCCAGATGGACTTACAATTGGCTGCATTCCGGTTCGTGAAGACCATCGTGATGCATTCATTTCAAAAACTGGCGAAGGACTAGCAAATATTAAAGAAAAAGCTATTATCGGTACAAGTAGCTTAAGACGCGGAGCCCAAATTTTATCCTATCGTCCAGATCTTGAAATTAAATGGATTCGCGGAAATATTGATACGCGGTTAGGAAAGCTAGAAAGTGAAGACTATGATGCAATTGTGCTTGCTGCAGCGGGGTTAAAGCGTATGGGCTGGTCTGATGATGTTGTAAGCGAATATATGAATGAGGAAGTTTGTGTTCCTGCAATTGGTCAAGGTGCTTTAGCGATTGAATGTCGTGAAGATGATCAAGAACTAATGGATCTCCTTCACAAGTTAGATGATTATAAAACAAGTATAACTGTTACAGCGGAGCGTGCTTTTCTTCATAAGATGGAAGGCGGCTGTCAAGTTCCGATTGCAGGTTACGCTACACTTGAAGGCGAAGAAGTTGTATTAACAGCTCTTGTTGCTTCACCAGACGGAAAACAAATGTATAAAGAGCGTGTTGTCGGTAATAATCCAACAGAGGTAGGACATGAAGCTGCTCGCATTTTATCAAGTCAAGGTGCAAAAAAGTTAATTGATAAAGTCAAAGAGGAGCTTGGTGAGTCGTGATGGACTCAGCTCCTCTTTTTGGTAAACGCATTTTGATTACGCGTCCAAAAGAGCAGAGTGCTCCATTTGTTCGGTTAATTGAACAATATGGAGGAACGCCGCTTGTAGTGCCTCTTTTAAAAATTCGCCATGTGAAAAATAAAGAAAAAGTAAAAGAAACGCTGAGACATGTACATGAATATCAATGGCTTGTTTTTACAAGCCAAAATGGAGTCTCCATTTTTTTTGATTTGTTAAAAGGTCCATCTGTTAATCAAAAAATAAAGAGTACAGCAAAGATAGCGGTAGTTGGAGACAAGACAGAAAAGGTACTAAAAGAACATGGATATTCTTCTATTTTAAAACCTTCTGTGTTTACAGGAGAAGCTCTTTTAGGAGAACTTTTAAAAGTTGTGCCAAAGGAAGAGAAAATTCTCTTTGTTCGTGGAAATCTAGCGAAAGACACTATCCCTAAAGGTCTAAGAGAGCAAGGATTAGAAGTAGAGACCATAACAGTATATGAAACAGTGGCTGACAAGGACAAGCAGAAAGAGCTTGATTTTCTTGTGAAAGAGGAGCAAATGGATGCTATTACTTTTATGAGCCCATCAGCCGTCAACGCGTTTTGTGAATTGGTTCCATACTCACAAAAGGAAAACGGACGGAACCTGCCGCTTGTGTGTGTTGGAGATGTAACAGGAAAAAGAGCAGAAGCATGCGGTTTTTCTGAGCGCCATATTGCGCACAGTGCTTCTGTAGATGGTATGATGAAAGTATTAATACATTATTTTTCAAAAAAAGGGAGTGACTAGACGTGGAACATCTTATGTTTGATCGTCATCGTCGTTTACGTAGTTCAGAAAATATGCGAGCTTTAGTTCGTGAAAATCATCTTCGTCCAGAAGATTTTATTTATCCAATTTTTGTTGTAGAAGG from Priestia filamentosa encodes the following:
- the hemA gene encoding glutamyl-tRNA reductase, whose amino-acid sequence is MHIIAIGLNYRTAPVEIREKVSFNDSELSEAMRVLKEQKSVLENVIVSTCNRTEIYAVVDQLHTGRYYVKAFLAEWFNISKEELSPYLTIYEHDAAIEHLYRVVSGLDSMVLGETQILGQVRSSFLTAQGQGATGTVFNQLFKEAVTLAKRAHHYTDIGANAVSVSYAAVELGKKIFGNLSQKHVLILGAGKMGELAAKNLSGSGVGNVTVINRTKEKAEALAQRFEGNARSFEDLAGALLEADIVISSTSATEYVITKETMKEVEKLRKGRPIFMVDIAVPRDLDPSLSELETVFLYDIDDLEGIVEANLQERQKAAETIEIMIEAAVVEFKTWIGTLGVVPVISALRQKALNIQSETMKSIERKLPNLTERERKVLNKHTKSIINQLLKDPILSAKELAGQKGAEESLQLFMKIFDIEHMVQDERTIEKKVEKAPLAHEIVHPS
- a CDS encoding uroporphyrinogen-III synthase → MDSAPLFGKRILITRPKEQSAPFVRLIEQYGGTPLVVPLLKIRHVKNKEKVKETLRHVHEYQWLVFTSQNGVSIFFDLLKGPSVNQKIKSTAKIAVVGDKTEKVLKEHGYSSILKPSVFTGEALLGELLKVVPKEEKILFVRGNLAKDTIPKGLREQGLEVETITVYETVADKDKQKELDFLVKEEQMDAITFMSPSAVNAFCELVPYSQKENGRNLPLVCVGDVTGKRAEACGFSERHIAHSASVDGMMKVLIHYFSKKGSD
- a CDS encoding cytochrome C assembly family protein, with product MVEINLTRIYELVVVLYAISVLLYFIDFLLNNRKANRTAFWLLAIVWVLQTFFLLFRMIETGRFPILTIFEGIYFYAWVLITLSLLINRFLRVDFLVFFTNVIGFFVMALHTFVPMQDYSTVQGERLVSELLIFHITMAILSYGAFSISFVFSSLYVLQYHLLKKKKWGKRLIRLGDLSRLDYLSYLLNVVALPLLLLSLLLGVMWAYMKLDHFHWYDVKVLGSFLVLIVYSVYLYVRISRGQQGKSMAFWNMASFLILLINFFLFGSLSNFHFWNS
- the hemC gene encoding hydroxymethylbilane synthase — protein: MRKIVVGSRKSKLALTQTKWVIEQLKKLGGNYDFEIKEIVTRGDQILDVTLSKVGGKGLFVKEIEQSMLNKEIDFAVHSMKDMPAVLPDGLTIGCIPVREDHRDAFISKTGEGLANIKEKAIIGTSSLRRGAQILSYRPDLEIKWIRGNIDTRLGKLESEDYDAIVLAAAGLKRMGWSDDVVSEYMNEEVCVPAIGQGALAIECREDDQELMDLLHKLDDYKTSITVTAERAFLHKMEGGCQVPIAGYATLEGEEVVLTALVASPDGKQMYKERVVGNNPTEVGHEAARILSSQGAKKLIDKVKEELGES
- the yihA gene encoding ribosome biogenesis GTP-binding protein YihA/YsxC, with protein sequence MKVKNAEIVISAVKPAQYPVGHLPEIALAGRSNVGKSSFINKMLNRKNLARTSSKPGKTQTLNFYNIDDILHFVDVPGYGYARVSKTERAAWGKMIETYLTNREQLKAVVLIVDVRHKPTQDDIMMYDFLKHFGLSVIIIATKADKIPKGKWQKHLKIVKETLELEEGDEMILFSSETAQGKDTAWNAIKSFL